One window of Magallana gigas chromosome 2, xbMagGiga1.1, whole genome shotgun sequence genomic DNA carries:
- the LOC105332080 gene encoding E3 SUMO-protein ligase ZBED1 yields MWQLRYYVLATIEVKDHHTGENLANEIKCIVEDFGISNTPVSGITTDNAANMVTMTTHLDWPHIRCFAHTLQLSVKAGLKIKEISSAAAAARKLVGHFKRSSLASNELKSRQRQLDLPEHTLLQDVPTRWNATYIMFERLIEQRLAIFAVLHNNTITSPSDARILELPDQVWKVIEDLVPVLKPLQVATTTISGTSFPTLSMVYPIVIGLLKNHLNVQGEDSTVLVKFKEAVTKDLSSRFPKSDHDLATHHAVLTCALDPRYKSLKFMTDEQRNLVKSSIDKFDTQTEQVPVEPPVAVKSENTDNAESNKAEVNAMSFLLGDLVDLTGEEVDAEKSLVQEYEMFVRETAVKGNADPLDWWKNKADSYKKLAPIAKFFLCIPGTSVPSERVFSDTGNIVTKKRASLDPDTVNQLVFLRSVLSSTKTKVDSAEESVLPDDKNSSSTSALEVKQERASEPPSPSKKESLPPLPLLEPDNDEDD; encoded by the coding sequence ATGTGGCAACTTCGTTACTATGTCTTGGCTACGATAGAGGTAAAAGATCATCACACCGGGGAAAACCTTGCGaatgaaatcaaatgtattGTAGAGGACTTTGGGATCTCCAATACACCAGTGTCAGGCATAACAACTGATAATGCCGCCAATATGGTAACTATGACAACACACCTCGACTGGCCACATATTCGTTGCTTTGCGCATACTCTGCAGCTAAGTGTGAAAGCTGGACTTAAGATCAAGGAAATTTCTAGTGCAGCAGCAGCGGCCAGAAAACTTGTCGGCCATTTTAAAAGAAGTTCTCTGGCCTCTAATGAGCTCAAATCTCGCCAGAGGCAGTTAGATTTACCAGAACACACACTACTTCAAGATGTCCCAACCAGGTGGAATGCTACATATATAATGTTCGAAAGGCTCATAGAGCAGCGCCTTGCTATTTTTGCAGTCCTGCACAACAACACCATTACAAGTCCTTCCGATGCGAGAATCCTAGAATTACCTGATCAGGTCTGGAAAGTCATTGAGGACTTAGTGCCAGTCTTAAAACCACTTCAGGTTGCTACAACTACAATAAGTGGAACCAGTTTCCCAACTCTCAGCATGGTTTACCCTATTGTTATTGGTCttcttaaaaatcatttgaatgtgCAGGGAGAAGACAGCACTGTTCTCGTTAAGTTTAAGGAAGCAGTTACCAAAGATCTGTCGTCTCGGTTTCCCAAGAGCGATCATGATTTAGCGACACACCATGCCGTTCTTACGTGCGCACTTGACCCACGTTACAAGTCCCTGAAATTCATGACAGATGAGCAGAGGAATCTCGTCAAATCAAGCATAGACAAATTTGACACCCAAACAGAACAAGTACCAGTGGAACCGCCGGTTGCGGTAAAATCGGAAAATACAGACAATGCAGAGAGTAACAAGGCTGAGGTCAATGCAATGAGTTTTCTGTTAGGCGATCTAGTCGATTTAACGGGCGAAGAAGTAGATGCGGAAAAATCTCTTGTACAAGAGTATGAAATGTTCGTCAGAGAGACGGCGGTAAAGGGAAATGCCGATCCTTTAGACTGGTGGAAAAATAAGGCAGATAGCTACAAAAAACTGGCGCCCATTGCaaagttttttctttgtatacCCGGCACGTCCGTTCCCTCAGAGCGCGTCTTCTCGGATACTGGGAATATTGTTACGAAAAAGCGAGCAAGTCTGGACCCCGACACAGTTAATCAATTGGTATTCTTAAGATCTGTATTAAGCTCTACTAAAACCAAAGTCGACAGCGCAGAGGAATCAGTTCTTCCTGATGACAAAAATTCTTCTTCCACGAGCGCACTTGAAGTCAAACAAGAGCGAGCCAGTGAGCCACCAAGTCCGAGTAAGAAAGAAAGTTTGCCACCCCTTCCATTACTTGAGCCAGATAATGATGAAGATGATTAA
- the LOC136271431 gene encoding E3 SUMO-protein ligase ZBED1-like, translating into MWQLRYYVLATIEVKDHHTGENLANEIKCIVEDFGISNTPVSGITTDNAANMVTMTTHLDWPHIRCFAHTLQLSVKAGLKIKEISSAAAAARKLVGHFKRSSLASNELKSRQRQLDLPEHTLLQDVPTRWNATYIMFERLIEQRLAIFAVLHNNTITSPSDARILELPDQVWKVIEDLVPVLKPLQVATTTISGTSFPTLSMVYPIVIGLLKNHLNVQGEDSTVLVKFKEAVTKDLSSRFPKSDHDLATHHAVLTCALDPRYKSLKFMTDEQRNLVKSSIDKFDTQTEQVPVEPPVAVKSENTDNAESNKAEVNAMSFLLGDLVDLTGEEVDAEKSLVQEYEMFVRETAVKGNADPLDWWKNKADSYKKLAPIAKFFLCIPGTSVPSERVFSDTGNIVTKKRASLDPDTVNQLVELKRIPKINIRIFVTAILFVFEYS; encoded by the coding sequence ATGTGGCAACTTCGTTACTATGTCTTGGCTACGATAGAGGTAAAAGATCATCACACCGGGGAAAACCTTGCGaatgaaatcaaatgtattGTAGAGGACTTTGGGATCTCCAATACACCAGTGTCAGGCATAACAACTGATAATGCCGCCAATATGGTAACTATGACAACACACCTCGACTGGCCACATATTCGTTGCTTTGCGCATACTCTGCAGCTAAGTGTGAAAGCTGGACTTAAGATCAAGGAAATTTCTAGTGCAGCAGCAGCGGCCAGAAAACTTGTCGGCCATTTTAAAAGAAGTTCTCTGGCCTCTAATGAGCTCAAATCTCGCCAGAGGCAGTTAGATTTACCAGAACACACACTACTTCAAGATGTCCCAACCAGGTGGAATGCTACATATATAATGTTCGAAAGGCTCATAGAGCAGCGCCTTGCTATTTTTGCAGTCCTGCACAACAACACCATTACAAGTCCTTCCGATGCGAGAATCCTAGAATTACCTGATCAGGTCTGGAAAGTCATTGAGGACTTAGTGCCAGTCTTAAAACCACTTCAGGTTGCTACAACTACAATAAGTGGAACCAGTTTCCCAACTCTCAGCATGGTTTACCCTATTGTTATTGGTCttcttaaaaatcatttgaatgtgCAGGGAGAAGACAGCACTGTTCTCGTTAAGTTTAAGGAAGCAGTTACCAAAGATCTGTCGTCTCGGTTTCCCAAGAGCGATCATGATTTAGCGACACACCATGCCGTTCTTACGTGCGCACTTGACCCACGTTACAAGTCCCTGAAATTCATGACAGATGAGCAGAGGAATCTCGTCAAATCAAGCATAGACAAATTTGACACCCAAACAGAACAAGTACCAGTGGAACCGCCGGTTGCGGTAAAATCGGAAAATACAGACAATGCAGAGAGTAACAAGGCTGAGGTCAATGCAATGAGTTTTCTGTTAGGCGATCTAGTCGATTTAACGGGCGAAGAAGTAGATGCGGAAAAATCTCTTGTACAAGAGTATGAAATGTTCGTCAGAGAGACGGCGGTAAAGGGAAATGCCGATCCTTTAGACTGGTGGAAAAATAAGGCAGATAGCTACAAAAAACTGGCGCCCATTGCaaagttttttctttgtatacCCGGCACGTCCGTTCCCTCAGAGCGCGTCTTCTCGGATACTGGGAATATTGTTACGAAAAAGCGAGCAAGTCTGGACCCCGACACAGTTAATCAATTGGTAGAGCTGAAACGAATACCCAAAATCAATATTCGAATATTCGTGACTGCTATTCTATtcgtattcgaatattcgtag